Proteins encoded by one window of Chondromyces crocatus:
- a CDS encoding tetratricopeptide repeat protein, which translates to MGTGQMPPPAMPAWGGPAPSAVEPPGAVVPSVMNPQAVMAYQQGLAAFAQGDLGSARTLFLQATQADPRAAPAFYSLGVAQERLRDTAAGASYRQAFSIAPDYEPAIVGYAMLLAKQGQLGEAERILNEKRGQMPKSAAIAATLAEIKSLQRDTGSAQRIAQEALKLNPDYRPAMVVIARDHYRSRRLDLALYALQAILDGFEPVAENPPRDKDNPEALLIRGLIFREQGQRREAMEQFQRAVARRPDMVEARVQLATMLLEAGNAQEALPLLEGAIRFDADQLPAHLALGDAYRLLERYLDAKRELEWVISRNPNVPEVHYNLGLLYLFASVVPGMTPAQQVAEAQNSLKRFQELRRKGARDDSDELLNRAKLKESELAASAAAVSAAPAVQPSQEAGGTSPGSTVPSGPGPGGASPPNESPPVESSAPQGPTPESGGTNQ; encoded by the coding sequence ATGGGAACAGGCCAGATGCCGCCGCCGGCAATGCCCGCCTGGGGGGGACCAGCTCCTTCAGCTGTGGAGCCTCCGGGGGCGGTGGTGCCTTCGGTGATGAATCCGCAAGCGGTGATGGCCTACCAGCAGGGCCTTGCAGCGTTCGCCCAAGGGGATCTCGGGAGCGCTCGAACTCTCTTCTTGCAGGCAACGCAAGCGGACCCGCGCGCGGCCCCTGCGTTCTACTCGCTCGGTGTCGCACAGGAGCGCCTTCGTGACACTGCAGCCGGAGCGAGCTATCGTCAGGCGTTCTCGATCGCTCCCGATTACGAGCCGGCGATCGTGGGCTACGCGATGCTGCTCGCGAAGCAAGGACAGCTCGGAGAAGCGGAGCGCATTCTCAATGAGAAGCGTGGGCAGATGCCGAAGTCGGCAGCGATCGCTGCCACGCTGGCGGAGATCAAGTCGCTGCAGCGCGACACGGGTTCTGCTCAACGTATTGCTCAGGAGGCGCTCAAGCTGAACCCGGACTACCGACCAGCGATGGTGGTCATTGCGCGCGACCACTACCGCAGTCGTCGACTCGATCTCGCTCTGTACGCCCTGCAAGCGATTCTGGACGGTTTCGAGCCCGTCGCAGAGAATCCGCCACGAGACAAGGACAACCCGGAGGCGCTCCTCATCCGTGGACTGATCTTTCGAGAGCAGGGACAGCGGCGCGAAGCGATGGAACAGTTCCAGCGGGCAGTGGCGAGGCGTCCAGACATGGTGGAGGCTCGCGTGCAGCTTGCGACGATGCTCCTCGAGGCAGGCAATGCTCAGGAAGCACTGCCGCTCCTCGAAGGTGCAATCCGCTTTGATGCCGATCAGCTTCCTGCGCATCTGGCGCTCGGGGATGCGTACCGGCTCCTCGAGCGCTACCTGGATGCGAAGCGTGAACTCGAGTGGGTGATCTCGCGGAATCCGAATGTGCCCGAGGTTCACTACAACCTGGGCCTGCTCTATCTGTTTGCTTCTGTTGTTCCGGGGATGACCCCTGCTCAGCAAGTGGCCGAGGCGCAGAATTCGTTGAAACGCTTTCAGGAGCTTCGCCGCAAAGGGGCGCGTGACGATTCGGACGAGCTGTTGAATCGGGCAAAGCTCAAGGAGAGTGAGCTTGCTGCCTCGGCCGCTGCGGTTTCTGCCGCTCCCGCGGTGCAGCCGTCCCAGGAAGCAGGGGGGACTTCGCCAGGGTCGACAGTGCCCAGCGGGCCTGGCCCTGGCGGTGCTTCGCCTCCCAATGAATCGCCACCTGTCGAGAGTTCAGCCCCCCAGGGGCCAACTCCGGAGTCTGGAGGTACGAACCAATGA
- a CDS encoding tetratricopeptide repeat protein, giving the protein MRFLSRARMVGGGLGLLTCLSSAGAAHAVDAERAAQRASQEIAGVNGDLGIIQDAIRRSRGEERSPAARIADAVLLMGSKDYDRAVAVLNEVIEKYPGHSTAQPDALALLGETYFRSKQYLSARRTFQQLVERRGEPRFATYQVRALGRLVDIALRLREHAALDEVLAGMSAIPPEAGGGALAYARGKALFVKRDHAAARAALGVVDASSGLLHQAGYLLALIALKEATAAAAPVHTADAGNQAAPGEAEPARVPVSRYTAAIERFQQVTQLPADTPEHQQVIDLSWMAIGRLFYDADQFLQAARAYTRVGRASAEFGTMLYELAWVYVRLGDVDRAQRALEVLAVAQPDSQNIADSALLRGDLNLRAGRFDKALKIYEGTRASYDPMRERVDAFLGWSADPALYYDLLSQEEVLDSSSGLPPIALQWARDAEDGPTAFAIIDDTGRCRALLKQSSEMVDKLNALLRSPNRVRAFTELRAGEERTLSLLNRLGLARLTVGQGMDDVTPGALAGPIGQARAQRRALQARLARIPVTEGDFLQRDQEALKQWNQASQALQGLNLQVDTLQATVNGLRRMLREGPTTGVVRDPAMMGRYAQDLAQREQELASFRHQIEELRKMIGAGRVQVGFGDQRFVEDVQVRQAYREALGREVTLALQGGGGPELAAYARRLHPLLRTAEGMESFLERTMQELEGEVERRSFQLQRAVAQETANVVNYSLQLEALDQEARLVVGEVAMRNFGQVRDRLKNIVLRADVGITEQAWEVREEQMTRVRSLQVERTREDKMLRDELNEVLDDGGGPTGGEADESTKEKVP; this is encoded by the coding sequence ATGCGGTTCCTGTCGCGAGCGCGGATGGTGGGAGGAGGGCTTGGTCTGCTGACCTGCCTCTCGTCCGCCGGTGCGGCTCATGCGGTCGATGCGGAGCGCGCCGCGCAGCGTGCCTCTCAGGAGATCGCAGGCGTCAATGGCGATCTCGGCATCATCCAGGATGCGATTCGCCGATCGCGTGGAGAAGAGCGCAGCCCGGCTGCACGGATAGCCGACGCCGTGCTGCTCATGGGCTCGAAAGACTACGATCGGGCAGTCGCCGTTCTGAACGAGGTGATCGAGAAGTACCCCGGTCATTCGACGGCTCAGCCAGATGCGTTGGCGTTGCTCGGTGAGACCTATTTTCGTTCGAAGCAGTACCTCTCGGCGCGGCGTACGTTCCAGCAGCTGGTGGAACGTAGAGGTGAGCCCCGCTTCGCCACGTACCAGGTGCGGGCGCTGGGGCGGCTCGTGGACATCGCGCTTCGTCTACGGGAGCACGCCGCGCTCGATGAAGTCCTGGCTGGGATGTCCGCCATCCCTCCCGAGGCAGGTGGCGGTGCCCTCGCCTATGCGCGTGGCAAGGCACTGTTCGTCAAGCGCGACCATGCAGCGGCACGGGCCGCGCTCGGCGTGGTCGACGCAAGCAGTGGCCTCCTTCATCAGGCTGGATACCTGCTGGCGCTGATCGCGTTGAAAGAGGCGACGGCTGCGGCCGCACCGGTGCACACCGCCGACGCGGGAAACCAGGCGGCTCCAGGAGAGGCGGAGCCTGCGCGAGTCCCGGTGAGTCGCTACACGGCTGCGATCGAGCGCTTCCAGCAAGTCACCCAGCTTCCCGCAGATACGCCCGAGCATCAGCAGGTGATCGATCTGTCATGGATGGCGATCGGACGTCTTTTTTACGATGCCGATCAGTTTCTCCAGGCGGCGCGAGCGTACACCCGCGTCGGGAGGGCGTCGGCCGAGTTCGGGACCATGCTCTACGAGCTCGCGTGGGTTTACGTTCGACTCGGTGACGTGGACCGAGCGCAGCGTGCCCTGGAGGTGCTCGCCGTCGCTCAGCCCGATAGTCAGAACATCGCCGACAGCGCGCTACTGCGTGGTGACCTCAACCTTCGGGCTGGTCGTTTCGACAAAGCGCTCAAGATTTATGAAGGGACCAGGGCCAGCTATGACCCGATGCGTGAGCGGGTCGACGCTTTCCTCGGCTGGTCGGCCGATCCTGCCCTCTACTACGATCTGCTGAGCCAGGAAGAGGTTCTCGACAGCAGCTCGGGCCTGCCGCCGATCGCGCTCCAGTGGGCGCGCGATGCCGAGGATGGCCCTACGGCATTTGCGATCATCGACGACACCGGCAGGTGCCGCGCGTTGCTCAAGCAGTCGAGCGAGATGGTCGACAAGTTGAATGCGTTGCTCCGCTCTCCGAACCGGGTCCGGGCCTTCACGGAGCTGAGGGCTGGGGAGGAACGCACGCTGTCGCTGCTCAACCGGCTCGGCCTGGCCCGGCTGACGGTGGGGCAAGGGATGGACGACGTGACGCCGGGGGCGCTGGCGGGCCCCATCGGGCAGGCGCGGGCGCAGCGGCGTGCACTTCAGGCGCGTCTCGCACGCATTCCCGTGACGGAGGGTGACTTCCTGCAACGTGACCAGGAGGCGCTCAAGCAATGGAACCAGGCCTCTCAAGCCCTGCAGGGACTGAACCTCCAGGTCGACACCCTGCAAGCGACCGTCAACGGTCTTCGACGGATGCTCCGAGAGGGACCAACGACCGGTGTGGTGCGCGACCCGGCAATGATGGGGCGATACGCACAGGACCTGGCGCAGCGTGAGCAAGAGCTGGCGAGCTTTCGGCACCAGATCGAGGAGCTCCGCAAGATGATCGGCGCCGGGCGGGTGCAAGTGGGCTTCGGAGATCAGCGTTTTGTGGAGGACGTGCAGGTGCGCCAGGCCTACCGCGAAGCGCTGGGCCGGGAGGTGACCCTGGCGCTGCAGGGAGGAGGTGGCCCGGAGCTCGCCGCTTACGCTCGGCGGCTCCACCCGCTGTTGCGGACGGCCGAGGGGATGGAGAGCTTCCTCGAGAGGACGATGCAAGAGCTGGAGGGGGAGGTGGAGCGACGTTCATTCCAGCTTCAGCGTGCTGTCGCCCAGGAGACAGCCAACGTGGTGAACTACTCATTGCAGCTCGAGGCGCTCGACCAGGAGGCACGGCTCGTGGTCGGCGAGGTGGCCATGCGCAACTTCGGGCAGGTGCGCGATCGTCTCAAGAACATCGTGCTTCGAGCCGATGTGGGGATCACGGAGCAGGCCTGGGAGGTGCGCGAGGAGCAGATGACCCGCGTGCGGAGCCTGCAAGTGGAGCGGACGCGCGAAGACAAAATGCTGCGCGACGAGCTGAACGAGGTCCTGGACGACGGTGGAGGACCGACGGGGGGGGAAGCCGACGAGAGCACCAAGGAGAAGGTGCCGTGA
- a CDS encoding tetratricopeptide repeat protein, giving the protein MDLRATPLFGAQTPALQTPGVPTSAQGSATPRAVRKAAPPLPPPTAQQVADLTRLEKQVEAYEQAANAYRDNITRLIKQHYEVRRQRIITALDNEIAIERKALREAREEAIRRLEAFIQRYTGPNAQPEASPDAMFRLAALYEERIRTDSDASEDLGVGLLPAIALYKRIIGEFPAYRELAGVYYYLGHALNDSERLPEAQQVWRSLVCHNKFPYPTAPDPRDPRRDTVAPLPQDHDADYWTGWEARHPTPIGAVKPAPQGQRRPTGTPGEEPETPQIEDEVVYKNLYSDSCQPIAQKVPLGDEPRYVPEVWWQIGDYHFDEIDAAGGPFNFNRAEAAYRQSVKYKKPPVHGVARYKLAWTYFKQQRYETSVRSFIELLRYNDEQEKLSGDPGADFRAEAYTYIASALTYTDFVGPGATEPFVPRNDVLDLESDPGVAEQKLRIAIQRVQDPSLVPQKEKWSVAIYRALMQEFKELAQFRNMMEVGELILAKWPLDRDAPVVQNQIADVYEMLAAQSREGTAERAQNAAKALDARTKLAQYVGKTGWTEANKDDPEALQTAERLVRGGLRRAAADHTNSGSALAQRASGIGDKEERDKLLERALGEYRMAAQGWEGYLSQDENSPDAYESRYWLADASHMVVVLQVEMDRSPSAADVEAARRTGIAVRDSNEDDRFLQQAAYMVVDTAHQQLVDQYKRYQHSGGQEGIEERDKVKTVGEGEKLQVVKETVPKPILDAISAREEYIQRVPPALDAPKNMDLYAFQAGDFYFLYGQFDEARRRLEPIYNEQCGKTEWGYRAWERLTTMSNLESNVEMSRKLAEAALAKSCAVNEEQRLKQEQIARPTISRGYYLDAARAFDKAEKMPDGPERVKAWRETAALYQVALEKAPARDEAPEAAMNGAYSYKQVGDYDQAIAMYSLFIREYGSEQNLSLLEKGDASASPPKPSDPKRYEERVKYLKQAYDALSAAYVLFFNYRSAAETFETIAKKDRFEQEDRRAAARNAVLLYANAGDRDRVDAARATFLELKPDPAQRADIDFLVASTELRGWDERGPDEGGNRAARMKALVAMESYFNIYRVNAAATPYLVQAAYHTAKLRRAAGEPQARDWCRNTVNAFIAFRRSVDGKVKGTIQSDMAAECAYTTIDEKLRQSFDYETGHHRYEGVIDKVKKSFEGDLAKANDIYFKELQEVITTFQSRTWSVAARARQGSLYDSCRTGLYNARPPGLKLYNDREEKLLKAAETSNREDLQEVADALRQRRREEWRAARERSLNDADQAMVKFYAEAVVWSRAWNIRNAAVDHALQRLAFFTDILGDAKIREWTSGIMDPESQSPFDYKDGVFLRSRPGILPSLMPDGLPEPAPVIP; this is encoded by the coding sequence GTGGATCTGCGTGCGACCCCGCTGTTCGGTGCTCAGACGCCAGCGTTGCAGACGCCCGGCGTGCCCACGTCCGCGCAGGGGTCTGCGACCCCAAGAGCGGTTCGCAAGGCGGCCCCGCCGTTGCCACCGCCGACTGCGCAGCAGGTCGCCGACTTGACCAGGCTCGAGAAACAGGTGGAAGCCTACGAGCAGGCGGCGAATGCCTATCGTGACAACATCACCCGGCTCATCAAGCAGCATTATGAGGTGCGCCGGCAGCGCATCATCACCGCGCTCGACAATGAAATCGCCATTGAGAGGAAGGCGCTGAGAGAGGCCCGTGAAGAAGCGATTCGCAGGCTCGAGGCCTTCATTCAGCGCTACACAGGGCCGAACGCACAGCCTGAGGCCTCGCCCGATGCCATGTTTCGTCTGGCCGCGCTCTACGAAGAGCGGATACGGACTGATTCCGATGCGAGCGAAGATCTCGGCGTGGGTCTCTTGCCCGCGATTGCGCTCTACAAGCGAATCATTGGTGAGTTCCCAGCATACCGTGAACTGGCCGGAGTCTATTATTACCTCGGTCACGCACTGAACGACTCCGAGCGGCTACCGGAGGCGCAGCAGGTGTGGCGGTCGCTGGTCTGTCACAACAAGTTCCCCTACCCGACGGCACCAGATCCCAGAGACCCCAGGCGGGACACGGTCGCTCCTCTCCCTCAAGATCACGATGCTGATTACTGGACGGGATGGGAGGCGAGGCATCCGACGCCGATAGGCGCGGTGAAGCCGGCACCACAAGGTCAGCGCAGGCCGACCGGAACTCCGGGAGAGGAACCGGAGACGCCGCAGATAGAGGACGAAGTCGTCTACAAGAATCTCTATTCAGACAGCTGCCAGCCGATAGCGCAAAAAGTCCCTCTGGGAGATGAGCCACGTTACGTCCCCGAGGTCTGGTGGCAGATCGGTGACTATCATTTCGACGAGATTGATGCGGCGGGGGGACCGTTCAATTTCAATCGTGCAGAGGCTGCCTACAGACAGTCGGTCAAGTACAAGAAGCCTCCGGTCCACGGCGTGGCGAGGTACAAGCTCGCGTGGACTTACTTCAAGCAGCAGCGGTACGAGACCTCCGTCCGTTCCTTCATCGAGCTGCTTCGCTACAACGACGAGCAGGAGAAGCTGTCGGGAGATCCAGGGGCGGATTTTCGTGCCGAAGCCTATACGTACATTGCCAGCGCGCTGACCTATACCGATTTCGTTGGACCAGGGGCCACGGAGCCGTTCGTTCCGCGTAATGATGTGCTGGATCTGGAGAGCGATCCTGGCGTCGCCGAGCAGAAGCTCCGGATCGCCATCCAGCGCGTCCAGGATCCTTCCCTCGTTCCACAGAAGGAGAAGTGGTCCGTCGCGATCTATCGCGCGCTCATGCAGGAGTTCAAAGAGCTCGCTCAGTTCCGGAACATGATGGAGGTCGGGGAGCTGATCCTGGCGAAGTGGCCTCTGGATCGGGATGCGCCGGTCGTGCAGAACCAGATCGCCGACGTCTATGAGATGCTTGCTGCGCAATCGCGAGAAGGGACGGCGGAGCGTGCGCAGAACGCTGCGAAGGCGCTCGACGCCAGGACCAAGCTCGCCCAGTACGTGGGCAAGACGGGGTGGACCGAGGCGAACAAAGACGATCCAGAGGCGCTGCAGACGGCAGAGCGGCTCGTGCGTGGTGGCCTTCGGCGGGCGGCGGCCGATCACACCAATTCGGGAAGTGCACTGGCGCAGCGAGCATCCGGAATCGGCGATAAAGAAGAGCGAGACAAACTCCTGGAGCGTGCGCTTGGCGAGTACCGGATGGCCGCTCAAGGGTGGGAGGGCTATCTCAGCCAGGATGAGAACTCGCCGGATGCCTACGAGAGCCGCTACTGGCTCGCAGACGCCAGCCACATGGTGGTGGTGCTCCAGGTAGAGATGGATCGCTCTCCGTCGGCCGCAGATGTGGAGGCCGCGCGCCGGACAGGGATTGCCGTGCGTGACTCCAACGAGGACGACAGATTCCTGCAGCAAGCCGCGTACATGGTCGTCGATACTGCTCACCAGCAACTGGTCGATCAGTACAAGCGGTACCAGCACAGCGGCGGTCAGGAGGGCATCGAAGAGCGAGACAAAGTGAAGACGGTCGGCGAAGGCGAGAAGCTCCAGGTGGTGAAGGAGACGGTGCCCAAGCCCATCCTCGACGCCATCTCGGCCCGTGAAGAATACATTCAGCGGGTACCGCCGGCGCTGGATGCGCCGAAGAACATGGATCTCTACGCCTTCCAGGCTGGCGACTTCTACTTCCTCTATGGTCAGTTCGACGAGGCGCGCCGGCGGCTCGAGCCCATCTACAACGAGCAGTGTGGCAAGACGGAGTGGGGCTATCGCGCCTGGGAGCGGCTCACCACGATGTCCAACCTCGAGAGCAACGTGGAAATGAGCAGAAAGCTCGCAGAGGCGGCGCTGGCCAAGAGCTGCGCCGTCAACGAAGAGCAGCGGCTCAAGCAGGAGCAAATAGCGCGCCCCACCATTTCTCGTGGGTATTATCTCGACGCGGCTCGGGCCTTCGACAAGGCCGAGAAGATGCCGGATGGCCCCGAGCGAGTGAAAGCGTGGCGGGAGACGGCGGCGCTTTATCAGGTTGCGCTGGAGAAAGCGCCAGCGCGTGATGAGGCTCCCGAGGCGGCGATGAATGGTGCCTACTCCTACAAGCAGGTGGGAGACTACGATCAGGCAATTGCGATGTACTCCCTCTTCATCCGGGAATACGGCAGCGAGCAGAACCTGAGCCTCCTGGAAAAAGGAGATGCCAGTGCCAGCCCACCAAAGCCGTCGGATCCGAAGCGATACGAGGAGCGTGTCAAGTATCTGAAGCAGGCTTATGACGCGCTGTCTGCCGCCTACGTGCTCTTCTTCAACTATCGCTCTGCAGCAGAGACGTTCGAGACAATTGCGAAGAAGGATCGATTCGAGCAGGAAGACCGTCGCGCAGCTGCCCGGAACGCGGTGCTGCTCTATGCGAACGCCGGCGACAGGGATCGGGTGGACGCCGCGAGAGCCACGTTCCTGGAGCTCAAGCCGGACCCTGCGCAGAGAGCGGACATCGACTTTCTGGTCGCCTCGACCGAGCTCCGGGGTTGGGACGAACGAGGCCCCGACGAAGGTGGGAATCGGGCAGCCAGGATGAAGGCGCTCGTCGCGATGGAGAGCTACTTCAACATTTATCGAGTGAATGCCGCTGCGACCCCCTATCTCGTACAGGCCGCCTATCACACGGCGAAACTACGGAGAGCTGCGGGGGAGCCGCAGGCGCGCGACTGGTGCCGTAACACGGTGAATGCTTTCATCGCCTTCCGTCGCTCTGTCGACGGCAAGGTCAAGGGCACGATCCAGTCCGATATGGCGGCCGAGTGTGCGTATACGACCATCGACGAGAAGCTGCGGCAGAGCTTCGACTACGAGACTGGACACCATCGCTATGAAGGTGTCATCGACAAGGTCAAAAAGTCTTTTGAAGGTGATCTCGCGAAGGCGAACGACATCTACTTCAAAGAGCTGCAGGAGGTGATCACCACGTTCCAGTCGCGGACCTGGTCGGTTGCAGCGCGGGCTCGGCAGGGATCGCTGTACGACTCCTGTCGGACGGGGCTCTACAATGCTCGTCCTCCGGGCTTGAAGCTCTATAACGATCGCGAGGAGAAGCTGCTGAAGGCGGCGGAGACGAGCAACCGTGAAGATCTGCAAGAGGTCGCGGATGCGCTTCGTCAACGCCGGCGCGAGGAGTGGCGCGCAGCGCGTGAGCGCTCATTGAACGACGCAGACCAGGCCATGGTGAAATTCTATGCCGAAGCGGTCGTCTGGTCGAGGGCATGGAACATCCGCAACGCCGCAGTGGATCATGCGCTCCAGCGCCTGGCGTTCTTCACCGACATCCTTGGCGATGCGAAGATCCGCGAATGGACGTCTGGGATCATGGACCCGGAGAGCCAATCTCCGTTCGACTACAAGGACGGGGTGTTCCTGCGGAGTCGACCGGGCATCTTGCCCTCGTTGATGCCAGATGGTCTTCCCGAGCCAGCGCCGGTGATCCCGTGA
- a CDS encoding RNA polymerase sigma factor — MSSISRAELTDEVLMMRFQGGDRTAFAGLVRRHKTPIFNFILRQVRTRQAAEDLTQDVFVKIVQNAADFKHEARFSTWAYTIARNVCIDHQRKMSLRRHPSLDQASGEHGDGPTLGDRTADNAPGASVDRVAIGAEMGQQITKAVERLPPEQREVFLLRELGNVPFKDIAQMMGVPENTVKSRMRYALERLQEALAEYEDYARALR; from the coding sequence ATGAGTTCGATCTCTCGCGCTGAGCTGACGGACGAAGTCCTGATGATGCGGTTCCAAGGAGGAGACCGCACGGCCTTCGCCGGTCTTGTCAGGAGGCACAAGACACCCATCTTCAACTTCATTCTGCGCCAGGTAAGAACGAGGCAAGCGGCAGAGGATCTCACCCAGGACGTCTTCGTCAAAATTGTGCAGAACGCAGCCGACTTCAAGCATGAGGCCAGGTTCTCGACCTGGGCCTACACCATCGCGCGCAACGTGTGCATCGACCACCAGCGCAAGATGTCGCTGCGTCGTCATCCTTCGCTCGACCAGGCGAGCGGTGAGCACGGCGATGGCCCCACCCTCGGGGATCGCACAGCCGACAATGCCCCTGGCGCCTCGGTGGACCGGGTGGCCATCGGTGCGGAGATGGGTCAGCAGATCACGAAGGCCGTCGAACGACTGCCTCCGGAGCAGCGAGAGGTCTTTCTCCTTCGCGAGCTCGGCAACGTCCCGTTCAAGGACATCGCTCAGATGATGGGGGTACCCGAAAATACGGTGAAGAGCAGGATGCGCTATGCGCTCGAGCGCCTGCAGGAGGCGCTCGCCGAGTACGAGGACTACGCCCGGGCGCTGCGGTAG
- a CDS encoding AgmX/PglI C-terminal domain-containing protein produces MTQQLSSPSSSHSPGQITASMRAATPPPSGPKVLRIGLVQGGRVLEERVLKERADVTIGPSEKSMFVLVNRALPPSFKLFESVGSEYQLTFLDGMKGRIASTRGVVELDTLKASAKRVQHGNLHAYQVPITDDARGKIVLGETAFLFQFIAPPPVEARSLHPTAVRSSLVEQVDWTTTIIAAFSFLIHFGVVGSIYSDWMDPVIDDESNVAALIESVKQLPPPPPVEQPKETETATAQTAQAAAEAPKASGASKGASAPGKVSDARAAAIVNELQQLEMQMLGALSSTGNATANVLTSGDVSLELLEGAASSNSGVGRGGVAGLNLSSGGSGTVRPGAVGGSGLAGIGDTSSAGPATAGSTQKVKGPVGSAQVGGAAVSGGNVANASSVVAGMGAGFRRCYNRGLQEDPTMKGSVRITARIGPNGEVLSATPSGGGLSGTVVSCVVARVMSAQFAPPEGGGATVVIPVTFVSQ; encoded by the coding sequence ATGACCCAGCAGCTGTCTTCGCCCTCCTCCTCCCACAGCCCTGGGCAGATCACTGCCAGCATGCGTGCGGCGACGCCGCCGCCTTCTGGTCCGAAGGTGCTGCGAATCGGATTGGTACAGGGGGGCAGGGTGCTCGAGGAGCGCGTCCTCAAAGAACGTGCGGACGTGACCATCGGGCCGAGCGAGAAGAGCATGTTCGTGCTCGTGAACAGGGCTCTTCCACCCAGCTTCAAACTGTTCGAGAGCGTCGGGAGCGAATACCAGCTCACGTTCCTCGATGGCATGAAGGGGCGCATCGCGTCGACGCGCGGTGTGGTGGAGCTCGACACGCTCAAGGCTTCAGCGAAGCGCGTTCAGCATGGCAACCTGCACGCCTATCAGGTGCCGATCACGGACGACGCACGAGGAAAAATCGTACTCGGTGAGACGGCGTTCCTGTTTCAGTTCATTGCACCTCCTCCCGTAGAGGCTCGGTCGCTGCATCCGACAGCCGTCAGGTCGAGTCTCGTCGAGCAGGTCGACTGGACGACGACGATCATCGCGGCGTTCTCGTTCCTGATTCATTTCGGTGTGGTGGGGTCCATCTACTCGGACTGGATGGATCCGGTCATTGACGACGAGAGCAACGTCGCTGCGCTCATCGAGTCCGTGAAGCAGCTCCCCCCTCCACCTCCGGTGGAGCAACCGAAGGAGACCGAGACCGCCACGGCTCAGACGGCACAGGCTGCCGCAGAGGCGCCCAAGGCTTCCGGGGCCTCGAAGGGGGCCTCCGCTCCTGGCAAGGTGAGCGATGCTCGCGCTGCAGCGATCGTGAACGAGCTTCAGCAACTCGAGATGCAGATGCTCGGTGCTCTCAGCTCGACTGGCAACGCAACGGCCAATGTCCTCACCTCGGGTGATGTTTCCCTGGAGCTGCTCGAAGGAGCTGCGTCGAGCAACTCGGGGGTAGGTCGGGGCGGGGTTGCGGGTCTCAACTTGTCGAGCGGAGGCAGCGGGACGGTACGTCCCGGAGCCGTCGGGGGTAGCGGTCTGGCTGGAATCGGCGACACGTCGAGTGCGGGCCCGGCAACTGCGGGATCGACGCAGAAAGTGAAGGGCCCTGTCGGGAGCGCTCAGGTGGGGGGCGCCGCAGTGTCGGGGGGCAATGTCGCGAACGCCTCGTCGGTGGTGGCTGGCATGGGCGCAGGGTTCCGACGCTGCTATAACCGAGGTCTTCAAGAAGATCCGACGATGAAAGGTTCCGTGCGTATAACCGCACGGATCGGTCCCAACGGTGAGGTGCTCTCGGCCACGCCGTCGGGGGGCGGTCTCTCCGGAACCGTCGTGTCGTGCGTCGTTGCTCGGGTGATGAGCGCCCAGTTTGCTCCGCCGGAAGGGGGCGGCGCGACCGTCGTCATTCCGGTCACATTCGTGAGTCAGTAG